GCCGGTCGCGCACCGCCTCGGGCAAGCCGTGGAAGTAGGCCGTGTAGTCCGGCGTGAACTGCTCCAGGCCCAGCTTCGAGTACTCCATCGGCGCGAACGCGGGCGTGCGTGCGAGCCAGCGCAGGCCGTCCACAGTGGACCGTGAGCGCAGGAGGTCGAGGAACACCTCGGCGCCCGACTGCCCCGAGCCGACCACGGTCACCGTCTCCGCCGTCAGCAGCTCGGCGCGGTGGGTGAGGTAGTCGGCCGAGTGCAGCGCGAGCACGTCCGGGGCCGCGACGAGGTCCCGCAACGGTCCGGGCACGCTGGGCCGGGTGCCGACGCCGAGCACGACCGACGACGCGAGGACCGGTTCGCCGGCCGTCACGCTCAGCTCGAACGCCTCCTCCGCCGCCACCCAGCGAAGGCCCGTGACCTCGTGGCCGAAGCGGCACGCGGGCAGGCGGGCGGCGGCCCAGCGGCCGTAGTCGTCGTACTCCGCGCGCGGCAGGTGGAAGCGCTCGGCGAAGTAGAACGGCAGCAGGCGGCCGCGTTCGCGCAGGTAGTTGAGGAACGAGTACCGGCTGGTGGGGTCGACGAGCGACACGAGGTCGGCGAGGAACGGGACCTGCAACGTCGCGCCGTCGACCAGCAGCCCGGGGTGCCAGCGAAACTCCGGGCGCGCGTCGAAGAGCACCACGTCGAGCTGGTCGAGCGGGTCGGCCAGCGCGGCGAGCGACAGGTTGAACGGCCCGATCCCCACCCCCGCGAGGTCGAAGCGCCTCACGAGGCGACCGGGCTCTGCGGTGCGGGCACGCCGCGCTCGGCCGCGGCCGTGGCGACGACCCGGTCGAGGAGCTCGACGTAGTCCTCGGCCGTCGTGTGCGGGTGCAGCAGGGTGAGCTTGAGCCACAGCTGCGAGGTGCCGTCCGGGCCGGTCGGCAGGGCGCCGCGGCCGATCACCGCGGTGCCGGCTTCCAGCAGCGTGCGGCGGACGCGGGCGACGAGGTCGTCGTCGGCGCCGCGCGGGCGGAAGACGACCGTGGACAGCTCCGGTTTGCCCCAGGACTGCAGTGCGGGGTGGCGTTCGACCAGCTCGTTGACCTCGGTGGCGGTGGTGCAGCAGCGTTCGACCAGCGCGCCGAGGCCTTGGGTGCCGAGCGCGCGAACGGTGACGGCCATGCGGAAGGCGTCGGGGCGCCGGGAGGTGCGGATCGAGCGGCCGAGGAGGTCGGGGAGGCCGGCTTCGGTGTCGTCGTCGGCGTTGAGGTACTCGGCGCGGACGGTCAGCGCGGAGAGGTCGGCCGCGTTCCGGGCGGCGAAGAGGCCGGCGGCGACGGGTTGCCAGCCGAACTTGTGCATGTCGAGGGCGACGGAGTCGGCGAGTTCGAGACCGGCGATGCGGGGCGCCAGGGATTGACTGCAGAGGAGCAGGCCACCGTAGGCCGCGTCGACGTGGAGACGGGCGCCGGAGAGGCGGCAGATGCGGGCGATCTCGCCGAGAGGGTCGATGCGGCCGGTGTTGGTGGTGCCGGCGGTGGCGACGACGACGGCGGAGGCGCCGAGCGGGGCCAGGGCTTCGGCGAGGGCTTCCGGGATCATGCGGTCGTCTTGGCAGGGGACGACGACAGGCGCGGGGAGGCCGAGGAGCCAGGCGGCGCGGGAGACGCTGTGGTGGGAGTTGGCGCCGCAGACGGGGCGGATGGTGCTGGCGGTCGTTTCCCGGGCCAAGAGGAGGCCGAGGAGGTTGGATTCGGTGCCGCCGGAGGTGACTACGGCGTCGGCGGTGGGATTGGCCGGGAAGCAGAGGTGGGCGATGCCGGTGAGGAATTCCGCTTCCAGTTCGCTGGCCATGGGGGCTTGGTCCCAGGAGTCCATGGAGGGGTTCATGGCCGCGGCTACTACGTCGGCTGCGACGGAGACGGCGAGGGGCGGGCAGTGGAGGTGGGCGGCGCAGGAGGGATCTGCTGGGTCGGCGGTGCCTGCGGCCAGAAGGGTTGAGTAGTGCTCCAGGGCTTGTTCGGCGCCGATGCCGGTTTTGGGAAGGCGTTTCGTGCCGCCGGCCGCGGCCAAGGATGCGGCTACGGAGGCGGGGCCGCCGGAGGGGATGGGGCCGTTGCGTTCGGTGATGCCTGCTGCCATGCCGTGGAGGGCTGTGGGGATCAGGGTGGCCAGCCGGGATGCGCCGTGGCGGCCGCCGGCCAGCCAGGTTGCTGAATCTCCATCCGATGCGCCCACAGAGCCGCCTTTCTTAGGGTAACCTTGCCTACCCTACGCAACAATACGGACACCCACCGCAAGGTGGATGGGGTGGGGGTCCTCTGTGTTCAGGATGGCGGGGGTGGAGGGGTTGATGCGTCGGCCATTTGGGGGCTCGGGGCGAGATTCAGGGGGTCGCTCGGCGCGAGGGATCTTGGGGTGATCGCGGGCGGCTCGGCGCGCGGGGCGCACCATTGCCCGGTGCGTTGCCGGGTGACCGTTGGCGAGCCGCAAGGACACGCAGAGGTGGGTGCGCGCTGGGTGATGCAGGCGGGTGGCGGTCGAGGACGGGCCGAAGCGCCCCAATGTGGCGTTGGGTGCGTTGAGTGCAACGAACGCCGCATTGGGGCGGTGGGTGGGGTCGGGTCAGCGGCGGGGGGCTAGGCCCTTGGCTAGGTCGAAGGGGTCGGTGCCGGTGGGGAGGCGGGCGATGATGGGGGTGGTGAGGCCGTTGTCTACATAGGACTGGACTTGGTCGCGGCAGGAGTCGACGGAGCCGTGGATGACGAGGGAGTCGACGACGGAATCGGGGATGACGGCGTTGGCTTTTTTGCGGTCGCCGGCGGCCCAGGCTTGGTGCATGGGGGCGAGTTCGTCGCCGCGGCCCAGCCAGTCGTGGAATTTGGCGTAGACGGGGACGGTGAGATAGCTGGAGATCATCATGCGGCCGAGGGCCCTGGCGGCGTCTTTGTCTTCGGTGGGGCAGACGAAGATGCGGGCCGCCAGTTCGACGTCGGGGCCGATGACTTTGCGGACCTTCGGGACGTCGGTGGCGGCGAGCCAGTTGGTGATGGCGCCGTCCGCCTCGGTGGCGGCGAGGCGGAGCATGCCGGGGCGAAGGGCGGCGAGCATGACCGACGGGGCGGGGTCGGGGGCGCGTTCGAGGCGGAATTTGTTGACGGAGAAGGTGTCGTAGGACTCGGTGACCTTCTCGCCCGCCAGGGCGCTGCGGAGGAAGTGCAGGGTGTCGCGGGTGCGGGCGAAGGGCTCTTCGAACGCGGCGCCGTTCCAGCCTTCGACGATGACCGGGGAGGAGGCGCCGATGCCGAGGACGAAGCGGCCCGGGGCGAGTTCGGCGAGGGTCGAGGCGCTCATGGCCAGGAGGCCGGGGCCGCGCGTATACACGGGCACGATGGCGGTGCCGAGGCGTAGCTGCGGAGCCCATTGTGACGCCAGCACCAGAGGCGTGAAGGCGTCGGTGCCGGCGGTTTCGGCCGTCCACGCGTCGGTGTAGCCCAGGTCGGGCAGTTGTTCCACGAGGGCGCGGTGCTCGAGCAGCGGCACCCCCGTGAGCGGGATGGTCAGGCCCCACCGGTTCATGCGTTCTCCTTGTCGACGGTGACGGCGGCGAGCTCACGCAGGATCCAGTCGACCTGCGTGCGCATCAGGTTTTCCGCGACCTCCTCGGCCTGCGGGGTCATGTGGGTGGCCCCGGCCAGCGGGAGGAAGACGTGGGGGCGGCCCTTGGCGAGCAGGGCGCCGGAAAGCCGGAGTGAGTGCGCCGGGAAGACGTTGTCGTCGGCGAGGCCGTGGACGATGAGCAGCGCGCGGGACAGTTCGCCGGCGTCGGCGATGAGGGAGTTGTGCTCGTAGATCTCAGGGGCGTCCTGTGGTTTGCCGAGGTAACGCTCGGTGTAGTGGGTGTCGTAGAGGGCCCAGTCGGTGACCGGGGCGCCGGCGACGGCGGCATGGAAGACGTCCGGGCGGCGCAGGACAGCCAGCGCCGAGAGATAACCGCCGTAGGACCAGCCGCGGATGGCGACGCGTTCGAGGTCCAGCTCGGGGTGGTCGGCCGCGGCGGCGTGCAGGGCGTCGACCTGGTCGGCGAGGGTGACGTCGGCGAGTTTGCCCGCGATCTCGCGTTCCCAGGCCGGGCCGCGGCCGGGCGAGCCGCGGCCGTCGGTGACGAGGACGGCGAAGCCCTGGTCGGCGAGCCACTGCGGGGTCAGGAATGCGTTGCGGCTCTGGAGCACGCGCTGGGCGTGCGGGCCGCCGTACGGGTCGAGCAGGACCGGGAGCTTGCCTTCGCTGGGTTCGTAGCCGCGCGGCAGCACCAGTGCGGCGCGAAGGCCGCGCTCGCCGAGGGTGAGCCACGTCAGGTTGGGCTCGATCTCGGGGTCCACAGTGGACGAGGTGATCTCCCCCACCTGAACACCATCGCGCAGGACCGTGACCACCGGGCCGCTGTGGGCGAGGCTCCACTCCGTGAGCACGGTCAGCTCCGTGCTGCCGGCGCCGACGTGCACGCCGTCCTGAGTGGACAGTCGCTGGACGCCGCCGGCTTCAGTACGGAAGACGTGGATCTGCGTGGAGTCGGCCTCCGACGCGGTGAAGAGCACCTGCTCGCCCGCGTGCAGGACCGCGCGCAGCTGCAGGCCCGGCGGGGTGACGCGCTCCCCCGCCACCACGAGCCGGTTGTCGCCGTCGGCTGCGCTCGTGGTGACGAGCCGGCCGTCGGAGGTCCACGCGGGCACGCCCTGCACGATGTCGACCCAGTGGTCGTCGGTCTCGGTGTGCAGCTCGGTCACGGAGCCGTCGGCCGGGTCGAGGGCCAGCACGGTGAGGCGCTTCTGGTCGCGCGGCTGCACCGCGAGCAGCGGCGCGCCGCCGGCCGACCAGTGCACCGTCACCAAGTACTCCCAGTCGCCGCGCTCGACGTCGACGCGACTGCCGTCCAGCCCCAGCACCGCGAGCGACACCACGGCGTTGGGCGAACCCGCCGACGGGTAGGCCACGACGTTGGCCGGGTGGTCCGGGTTCGCGGGGTCGCCGATCGTCCAGCGCGGCACCGGGCCGCGGTCGGAGCGCTCCACGATCAGGCTTTGCCCATCCGGCGCCCACCAGTAGCCGCGCGTGCGGTCCATCTCCTCGGCGGCGATGAACTCCGCGAGGCCCCACGCGATGTCCGCCGCGTCGCTGCCCTCTTCCTCGACGAGTGCGCGGTCGGTGCCCGTGGCCAGCTCGATCACGCGCAGGCGGCGGTCGCGGACGTAGGCGACGTGCGTGCCGGTCGGGTTGGGGCGCGGGTCGACGACCGAGCCGTCGACGAGCACCGCGGTGGCGCCGGTGGCCAGGTCGAGCGTGTAGAGCTTGCCGGACAGCGTGAAGGTGACGACGGTGAACGCGTCGTCCACGCCGTAAGCCACCACGCCGCCGCCGGTCTCCCGCGCGCGTTCGCGCCGCGCCCGCTCCTCCGGCGGCAGGTCCTCCTCGCCAGGCAGCAGCTCCGCGGCGTCGACGAGCTTGACCTCCGTACCGGTCGCGAGGTCGAGCGACCACAGGCTGTTCCGCGGGTCCGTGCCCGTCTCACTGCGCAGGAACAGCACGCGCGAGCCGTCCGGGGCCACGCGGAACTGCTTGGGGGCGCCGAGGGTGAAGCGCTGCGTGCGGGCCTGGCGGCGGAGGAACGGAACGTCGTCGAGAGCAGAGTCGGTCACGCCCGCACTCTTCCAGACGATCAGGCCGGCACGCCATCACCCTTCAGCTTCGCCAGCTGCTCGGCGACGTCGAACTGCGGCTCCGGGAACCGCGGCGCCATCTCCGTCATCGTCTCGATCAGCAGCTCGGCGACGGCCCAGTTGCGGTACCACTTGCGATCGGCCGGCACGACGTACCACGGCGCGTGCTCGGTCGACGTACGCGCGAGCAGGTCGGCGTACGCCTGCGCGTAGGCGTCCCAATGGCCGCGGGCCTCGACGTCGGACGGCGCGAACTTCCAGATCTTCTCCGGCCGTTCCAGCCGCGCGACGAGCCGGCGCAGCTGTTCCTCGGGCGAGATGTGGAGGAACACCTTGACGATCGTGGTGCCGCCCGCCACGACCTCGTTCTCGAACGCGTTGATCTGCGAGATCCGGCTGCGCCGCTCGGCCGCAGTGAGCAGGCCGGACACGCGGGGCACGAGCACGTCCTCGTAGTGCGACCGGTCGAACACCCCGATCTGGCCCGACGCCGGCAGCTCCTTGCGGATGCGCCACAGGAAGTCGTGCCGGCGCTCGGCGGGCGTGGGCACCTTGAAGCCCTTGTAGCGCACGCCCATCGGGTTCACCAGGCCCAGCACGTGCCGGACGGTGCCGCCCTTGCCGGAGGTGTCCATGCCTTGCAGCACCAGCAACACGCTGCGGCCGCCTCCGCTCGTGCCCTCGGCGTACAGCGCCTCCTGCAGGGCGTCGAGCCGCTCACCGGCGGTGGCGAGTTTCTTCTCGCCCTTGCCCTTCTTGCCCGGCCCGACCGGTGAGGACCCCGGGTCCGGCAGCTCCGCCGTGGCACGGAGCGCGTCGCGGACCCGGGTTCCGTTGTCGTTCTTCGCCATCCGGCGACGATAACCTCA
The sequence above is a segment of the Amycolatopsis sp. 2-15 genome. Coding sequences within it:
- a CDS encoding PPK2 family polyphosphate kinase gives rise to the protein MAKNDNGTRVRDALRATAELPDPGSSPVGPGKKGKGEKKLATAGERLDALQEALYAEGTSGGGRSVLLVLQGMDTSGKGGTVRHVLGLVNPMGVRYKGFKVPTPAERRHDFLWRIRKELPASGQIGVFDRSHYEDVLVPRVSGLLTAAERRSRISQINAFENEVVAGGTTIVKVFLHISPEEQLRRLVARLERPEKIWKFAPSDVEARGHWDAYAQAYADLLARTSTEHAPWYVVPADRKWYRNWAVAELLIETMTEMAPRFPEPQFDVAEQLAKLKGDGVPA
- a CDS encoding S9 family peptidase, producing the protein MTDSALDDVPFLRRQARTQRFTLGAPKQFRVAPDGSRVLFLRSETGTDPRNSLWSLDLATGTEVKLVDAAELLPGEEDLPPEERARRERARETGGGVVAYGVDDAFTVVTFTLSGKLYTLDLATGATAVLVDGSVVDPRPNPTGTHVAYVRDRRLRVIELATGTDRALVEEEGSDAADIAWGLAEFIAAEEMDRTRGYWWAPDGQSLIVERSDRGPVPRWTIGDPANPDHPANVVAYPSAGSPNAVVSLAVLGLDGSRVDVERGDWEYLVTVHWSAGGAPLLAVQPRDQKRLTVLALDPADGSVTELHTETDDHWVDIVQGVPAWTSDGRLVTTSAADGDNRLVVAGERVTPPGLQLRAVLHAGEQVLFTASEADSTQIHVFRTEAGGVQRLSTQDGVHVGAGSTELTVLTEWSLAHSGPVVTVLRDGVQVGEITSSTVDPEIEPNLTWLTLGERGLRAALVLPRGYEPSEGKLPVLLDPYGGPHAQRVLQSRNAFLTPQWLADQGFAVLVTDGRGSPGRGPAWEREIAGKLADVTLADQVDALHAAAADHPELDLERVAIRGWSYGGYLSALAVLRRPDVFHAAVAGAPVTDWALYDTHYTERYLGKPQDAPEIYEHNSLIADAGELSRALLIVHGLADDNVFPAHSLRLSGALLAKGRPHVFLPLAGATHMTPQAEEVAENLMRTQVDWILRELAAVTVDKENA
- a CDS encoding lysine N(6)-hydroxylase/L-ornithine N(5)-oxygenase family protein, whose amino-acid sequence is MRRFDLAGVGIGPFNLSLAALADPLDQLDVVLFDARPEFRWHPGLLVDGATLQVPFLADLVSLVDPTSRYSFLNYLRERGRLLPFYFAERFHLPRAEYDDYGRWAAARLPACRFGHEVTGLRWVAAEEAFELSVTAGEPVLASSVVLGVGTRPSVPGPLRDLVAAPDVLALHSADYLTHRAELLTAETVTVVGSGQSGAEVFLDLLRSRSTVDGLRWLARTPAFAPMEYSKLGLEQFTPDYTAYFHGLPEAVRDRLLPSQWQLYRGIDTETIAAIHDELYRRSIGGGWPGSALTPGVEVVSATAGERGIELGLRHAEQGSTATHRTHAVVAATGYAETPTAPLLRELAVRRDGHGRLVVGADHRLELRGGVTGSVFVQNAERHTHGPGAPDLGLGAWRAAAILNAVCGKPVYDLPERTAFTTFGLNTGSEPTEEQ
- a CDS encoding pyridoxal phosphate-dependent decarboxylase family protein, which translates into the protein MGASDGDSATWLAGGRHGASRLATLIPTALHGMAAGITERNGPIPSGGPASVAASLAAAGGTKRLPKTGIGAEQALEHYSTLLAAGTADPADPSCAAHLHCPPLAVSVAADVVAAAMNPSMDSWDQAPMASELEAEFLTGIAHLCFPANPTADAVVTSGGTESNLLGLLLARETTASTIRPVCGANSHHSVSRAAWLLGLPAPVVVPCQDDRMIPEALAEALAPLGASAVVVATAGTTNTGRIDPLGEIARICRLSGARLHVDAAYGGLLLCSQSLAPRIAGLELADSVALDMHKFGWQPVAAGLFAARNAADLSALTVRAEYLNADDDTEAGLPDLLGRSIRTSRRPDAFRMAVTVRALGTQGLGALVERCCTTATEVNELVERHPALQSWGKPELSTVVFRPRGADDDLVARVRRTLLEAGTAVIGRGALPTGPDGTSQLWLKLTLLHPHTTAEDYVELLDRVVATAAAERGVPAPQSPVAS
- a CDS encoding LLM class F420-dependent oxidoreductase, whose translation is MNRWGLTIPLTGVPLLEHRALVEQLPDLGYTDAWTAETAGTDAFTPLVLASQWAPQLRLGTAIVPVYTRGPGLLAMSASTLAELAPGRFVLGIGASSPVIVEGWNGAAFEEPFARTRDTLHFLRSALAGEKVTESYDTFSVNKFRLERAPDPAPSVMLAALRPGMLRLAATEADGAITNWLAATDVPKVRKVIGPDVELAARIFVCPTEDKDAARALGRMMISSYLTVPVYAKFHDWLGRGDELAPMHQAWAAGDRKKANAVIPDSVVDSLVIHGSVDSCRDQVQSYVDNGLTTPIIARLPTGTDPFDLAKGLAPRR